From a region of the Theobroma cacao cultivar B97-61/B2 chromosome 8, Criollo_cocoa_genome_V2, whole genome shotgun sequence genome:
- the LOC18592560 gene encoding uncharacterized protein LOC18592560, translated as MEDSTGEIKISKKDRKHRREKNQCVDRLKEYFQIVTGIELPKGCWQQVIQLVWSKILDAGKLEKQVKVSMTLEEYAAKAGQIVKSMRTAVEKEKVKWDALESSMLPLEQQILKLHYPQQGVCSEVTHGQGSSSCQADPNDGPQEIKPKTLNGQHLMRKKHGQIALKVFFYMYTGIVLPKKWNKAKELVEIKKNDAKREGKKVKAMIRPPESAEVERTVQSSQAAFGVEKMQMNDCKNLLQLVKPMFRSQVYLDYHKQHGVSSEVVIPDKEDQALEFPYGSIQHGQSSMIYNWNDMVLGDLQDLPESGQMLESSKAIGCSNGTNSLVAPEAAVNLSSMGNFQGCRDLGDNESLVMEIKELFPQIADGGFIEVLLEMAKSIPQRLELKDSNQELESMDMRVLQLEEEVGKTCQEVGPSWQNKSKFNQHKKVQTKGKRKRSG; from the exons ATGGAGGATTCCACCGGAGAGATAAAGATTAGCAAAAAAGACCGCAAGCATCGACGGGAAAAAAAT CAATGTGTGGACCGACTGAAAGAATATTTCCAGATTGTCACGGGAATTGAGCTTCcaaag GGTTGTTGGCAACAAGTGATACAATTGGTCTGGAGTAAGATTCTTGATGCCGGAAAACTGGAAAAACAAGTGAAAGTCTCAATGACACTGGAAGAATATGCTGCAAAAGCAGGACAAATAGTAAAGAGTATGCGGACTGCtgtggaaaaagaaaaagttaaatgGGATGCGTTGGAATCCTCGATGCTACCGCTGGAGCAACAGATTCTGAAACTACATTATCCACAACAAGGAGTTTGCTCAGAAGTTACACACGGTCAAG gCTCATCCTCCTGCCAAGCAGATCCAAATGACGGACCTCAAGAAATCAAACCAAAAACCCTGAATGGTCAACATTTGATGAGGAAAAAG CACGGGCAAATAGCATTGAAAGTGTTTTTCTATATGTATACGGGAATTGTCCTTCCAAAG aaatggaataaagcaaaagaattagtagaaataaagaaaaatgatgccAAAAGAGAAGGGAAGAAAGTGAAAGCCATGATAAGGCCTCCAGAAAGTGCTGAAGTGGAACGAACAGTCCAGAGTTCACAGGCTGCTTTTGGGGTAGAAAAAATGCAAATGAATGACTGCAAAAACCTCCTACAACTGGTGAAACCAATGTTTCGAAGCCAAGTTTATCTCGACTATCACAAACAACATGGAGTTAGCTCAGAAGTTGTTATTCCTGATAAGGAGGATCAAGCTTTAGAGTTTCCTTATGGCTCTATTCAACATGGACAAAGTTCTATGATTTACAAT TGGAATGATATGGTACTTGGAGACTTGCAAGATCTACCAGAGTCTGGGCAGATGCTTG AGTCATCGAAAGCTATTGGCTGCAGCAACGGCACCAATTCTCTTGTGGCACCTGAAGCAGCTGTGAATTTGTCATCAATGGGCAACTTCCAAGGCTGCAGGGACCTTGGGGATAATGAAAGTTTGGTTATGGAGATAAAGGAGCTGTTCCCTCAGATTGCAGATGGTGGCTTCATAGAAGTGCTCCTTGAGATGGCAAAAAGCATTCCGCAGAGACTCGAGCTAAAGGACAGTAACCAAGAATTGGAATCTATGGATATGCGGGTTTTACAGCTGGAGGAGGAAGTGGGTAAAACCTGTCAGGAGGTAGGGCCTTCCTGGCAAAACAAGTCGAAGTTCAATCAACATAAGAAGGTGCAGACCAAGGGGAAGAGAAAGCGCTCTggttga